A genome region from Cutaneotrichosporon cavernicola HIS019 DNA, chromosome: 5 includes the following:
- a CDS encoding uncharacterized protein (FAD dependent oxidoreductase) has translation MPCFPQPYTSTVSHWQQTNRGPKSLWDHGRDAKLPTEIVDYVIVGAGATGAALAYFLSRLGGAAVGKKVVILDAKDVASGASGRNGGHVVGQSWQQLTPLMAPLDEGGAGLSADDAIDVIMFEQSNIDLVESIVQSEGIDADFWRGSRVEVLRTPAGAADNLRNYELMRKLLKTHPKHKGRVLDWEIVTDPVAVKKLSRTRGAVQANRIPGGSWHPHKGVTAFLRLALESKSADVSFYSWAPVAGFSQEADGTVTVDCAARGKMRARNVILATNAYTQHVLPELKDILVPVHSHSSLITSPASYAGPRALQTTFGLEAGSYVIQTPDSGLVVGPYPKALFGSRILKPDQVYGIDDDSFVRPEVKHWLANHCRDTFVGWGKEADGEGLTKCWTGIIGHSVDNLPMVGAVPGRPGVWIAAGYNGRGMALIHSVTRGLAHQLKTGQWDERVPRTFQVSDARIKRARERALHPLDYPVTGLEYRTIEKSNL, from the exons ATGCCGTGCTTCCCCCAGCCTTACACCTCGACAGTCTCGCATTGGCAGCAGACT AATCGCGGGCCCAAGTCGCTGTGGGACCATGGGCGCGATGCCAAGCTACCCACGGAGATTGTCGACTACGTGATTGTCGGCGCAGGTGCGACaggcgcggcgctggcaTACTTCCTCTCTCGACTTGGAGGAGCTGCGGTCGGCAAGAAGGTGGTGATACTGGACGCTAAGGACGTGGCATCTGGAGCAT CTGGACGGAACGGTGGGCATGTCGTCGGGCAGAGCTGGCAGCAGCTCACCCCTCTCATGGCGCCACTTGACGAGGGTGGCGCAGGCCTGAGCGCTGATGACGCGATCGACGTCATCATGTTTGAGCAGAGCAACATCGACCTGGTGGAGAGTATCGTGCAGTCCGAAGGCATCGATGCAGACTTTTGGCGCGGCAGCCGCGTCGAG GTCCTCCGAACTCCTGCGGGTGCCGCCGACAACTTGCGCAACTACGAGCTCATGCGGAAGCTCCTTAAGACGCACCCTAAGCACAAGGGACGCGTGCTCGACTGGGAGATCGTGACAGACCCCGTCGCAGTGAAGAAGCTATCTCGCACGCGAGGAGCGGTTCAGGCCAACCGGATCCCCGGAGGCTCATGGCATCCCCACAAGGGAGTGACGGCGTTcctgcgcctcgcgctcgagtcAAAGTCTGCAGACGTCAGCTTCTACTCATGGGCCCCTGTGGCTGGCTTTAGCCAGGAGGCGGACGGTACAGTGACTGTTGATTGTGCTGCGCGTGGAAAGATGCGCGCTCGCAACGTCATCCTGGCAACGAACGCGTACACACAGCACGTACTTCCCGAGCTGAAGGACAT CCTGGTGCCAGTGCACTCTCATTCGTCACTTATCACTTCGCCCGCAAGTTATGCCGGACCCCGTGCGCTCCAGACGACGTTCGGTCTCGAGGCAGGCTCCTACGTCATCCAGACACCCGACAGCGGCCTCGTGGTCGGCCCCTACCCAAAGGCGTTGTTTGGGAGCCGTATCCTCAAGCCAGACCAGGTCTATGGCATCGACGATGACAGCTTTGTGCGGCCCGAGGTCAAGCACTGGCTTGCCAACCACTGTCGCGACACCTTTGTCGGCTGGGGAAAGGAAGCAGACGGAGAGGGGCTGACCAAGTGCTGGACCG GCATCATCGGCCACAGTGTGGACAACCTCCCAATGGTCGGCGCTGTGCCCGGTCGCCCTGGCGTGTGGATAGCCGCCGGATACAATGGCCGCGGCATGGCACTCATCCACAGCGTCACGCGGGGGCTGGCTCACCAGCTCAAGACGGGCCAGTGGGATGAGCGCGTGCCCCGCACCTTCCAAGTCTCGGACGCGCGCATCAAGCGTGCGCGGGAGCGTGCCCTCCACCCTCTCGACTACCCAGTCACTGGTCTTGAGTACCGCACGATAGAGAAGAGCAATTTGTAG
- the ADH1 gene encoding uncharacterized protein (Alcohol dehydrogenase GroES-like domain): MTNSSSSSLVVGLEAIPLKQLAAVSHSAASGTVIETIPVVQPSELNPGEALVKLLYSGVCGSSYHQASDHWDEGKGRVPRPLISGDEGVGTVVAINDPTSRFQVGDTVGIKFVAATCNQCTLCLAGLEMVCPQAKYTGRSVNGTFQQYSLAWTSQLTPIPPNMDLAHAAPILCAGVTVWRALNDSTAQPGDWVAVAGAGGGLGSLAVQYAKYLNMRVIAIDSKTKAAFCTEDLEADAFVDYAVPNFAHEVKKIADGVGVQATILCSNEPTSYLSATDYLRPTGSAMIVGLPPTGSHVPVDCRNAVLGMHTIRGCFVGTRSDVIDALDIVARGKVVPKVTVKPFSAIQETYDCMKDGTLCGRVVVDLWK, translated from the exons ATGACCAActcttcatcctcttcactcgtcgtcgggctCGAGGCCATTCCCCTCAAGCAGCTTGCAGCTGTCTCCCACTCCGCGGCCTCTGGCACAGTCATCGAGACAATCCCAGTAGTTCAGCCATCCGAGCTGAATCCCGGAGAAGCACTGGTGAAGCTCCTCTACTCGGGCGTGTGTGGGAGCAGCTACCATCAGGCGTCAGACCACTGGGATGAGGGCAAGGGACGCGTGCCGCGGCCTCTCATCTCTGGCGATGAGGGTGTCGGCACGGTCGTCGCAATCAATGACCCAACCTCGCGCTTCCAGGTTGGGGATACAG TTGGCATCAAGTTCGTTGCAGCAACGTGTAACCAGTGCACACTGTGTCTTGCAGGACTCGAGATGGTCTGCCCGCAGGCCAAGTACACCGGACGTAGTGTGAACGGCACCTTCCAGCAGTA CTCCCTGGCATGGACATCTCAGCTCACCCCCATCCCTCCAAACATGGACCTTGCCCATGCTGCTCCCATCCTTTGTGCCGGCGTGACCGTTTGGCGGGCGTTGAACGATTCAACGGCACAGCCGGGTGACTGGGTAGCTGTGGCTGGAGCCGGAGGAGGCCTTGGAAGCCTCGCAGTCCAGTACGCCAAGTATCTCAACATGCGAGTCATCGCGATCGACAGCAAGACCAAGGCGGCGTTCTGCACcgaggaccttgaggcCGACGCGTTTGTCGACTACGCTGTGCCCAACTTTGCGcacgaggtcaagaagaTTGCCGACGGAGTGGGGGTCCAGGCAACCATTCTTTGCTCCAATGAGCCCACCTCGTATCTCTCTGCAACTGATTACCTCCGTCCAACTGGCAGCGCCATGATCGTCGGTCTACCACCAACCGGCTCCCATGTGCCCGTGGACTGCCGCAATGCCGTACTAGGCATGCACACCATCCGGGGTTGTTTCGTGGGGACACGCAGTGATGTCATCGATGCCCTCGATATCGTCGCGCGAGGCAAGGTCGTCCCCAAGGTCACAGTCAAGCCGTTCTCTGCGATCCAGGAGACGTACGACTGCATGAAGGACGGGACGCTGTGCGGCCGCGTTGTTGTGGATC TGTGGAAGTAG
- a CDS encoding uncharacterized protein (Major Facilitator Superfamily), with protein sequence MVTTKWRQQQRQRESMTSDFSDKDTDEKREFNHVDEAKEDTMVEYTPVEERKLVWKLDLILIPFAMMLYMSAYLDRGNLGNARLMGLESDTLENSDTNYSIALVCFYISYIVFAIPGTLASKYMLPSTSLAIGCALWSIAATCMTATFNPAGVFVCRLFVGLGEAMFGQAVALLFSFWYTKPELAKRVGIFISAGSLAGAFGGLIAFGINSIPNAKIHQWRVLFLIEGLPGLILAAAVYLYLPTYPDAKSRYLSDRDREVAAARMAKESTNEGHNGIDKRALKRAFSDWKVYVVAFMYMSMNVNLSSVGGFLPTIVKGLGYTAARAQLFTVPPYAVALAVTVIVSTISDRLQSRGVPLALTYCIGVAGWGILLGLDAASKSSSVLGARYFGVICVVAPAYATIPLQLSWVASNSPAQTQRAVALGMLNTIGQCGSIVGSFIFPSKEGPQYIPGVAVNIAFQCFGATVAILMTLYYRFENGRRDRLEGGRPEDSSNLNVQEDFDRAKGFRHTSTVAGKSYEFKTYGEYTVADLSAGHYCANGPDFAAQGFKAGDKATLIVVYQADGSPGKGFNKRWNFQCADVKLVDNWNQPEGFMCGNYYATNETHVKAADKAMEFTISPSLQPNAGQGGRPAAVLAKMEPSKASGIGAGVTAGVFLLAIGALWATGFMRFGRKKSVAIRDDASSASSVSIKQVRN encoded by the exons ATGGTTACCACGAAATGGAGACAACAACAACGACAGCGTGAGAGCATGACTTCAGACTTCAGCGACAAGGACACggacgagaagcgcgaATTCAACCATGTCGATGAAGCCAAGGAGGATACTATGGTCGAGTACACACcagtcgaggagcgcaaaCTGGTGTGGAAGCTAG acctcatcctcatcccgTTTGCAATGATGCTCTACATGAGCGCCTACCTCG ACCGTGGTAACTTGGGTAACGCGCGTCTCATGGGCCTTGAGAGTGACACACTCGAGAACAGCGACACCAACTACTCGATCGCCCTGGTTTGTTTCTACATCAGTTACATCGTCTTCGCAATCCCGGGCACTTTGGCCAGCAAATACATGCTGCCGTCGACATCTCTAGCCATCGGGTGCGCGTTGTGGTCCATTGCAGCCACATGCATGACCGCTACGTTCAACCCTGCTGGAGTGTTTGTGTGTCGTCTTTTTGTCGGCTTGGGCGAGGCTATGTTTGGCCAGGCTGTCGCTCTGCTTTTCTCGTTTTGGTACACCAAGCCGGAGCTCGCAAAGAGAGTAGGCATCTTTATCTCTGCCGGTTCGCTGGCGGGAGCGTTCGGCGGCCTCATCGCATTTGGTATCAACTCGATCCCCAACGCCAAGATCCACCAATGGCGAGTTCTTTTCCTCA TCGAGGGTCTCCCGGGACTGATCCTTGCGGCCGCAGTCTACCTCTACCTCCCCACCTACCCGGATGCCAAATCGCGCTACCTTTCAGACCGCGATCGGGAAGTCGCCGCAGCCCGCATGGCCAAGGAAAGCACCAATGAAGGGCACAACGGCATCGACAAACGGGCGCTCAAGCGTGCCTTTTCCGACTGGAAGGTGTACGTCGTCGCTTTCATGTACATGAGCATGAACGTCAACCTCTCCAGCGTAGGAGGATTCCTGCCCACGATCGTCAAAGGGTTAGGATACACGGCTGCTCGTGCCCAACTGTTCACCGTTCCTCCATACGCCGTCGCGCTGGCGGTAACCGTCATTGTGTCCACCATCTCCGACCGCCTTCAGAGCCGTGGGGTACCGCTTGCCCTGACGTACTGCATCGGCGTTGCTGGGTGGGGCATTCTCTTAGGTCTAGATGCTGCCAGCAAGTCGTCATCCGTTCTGGGCGCACGTTACTTTGGGGTTATTTGCGTTGTCGCCCCTGCGTACGCGACTATCCCCCTGCAACTGTCCTGGGTTGCCAGCAACAGTCCTGCCCAGACCCAGCGCGCCGTGGCACTCGGTATGCTCAACACCATTGGACAGTGCGGCAGCATCGTTGGGTCGTTCATCTTCCCTTCCAAAGAAGGCCCGCAGTATATCCCTGGAGTGGCAGTCAACATTGCTTTCCAGTGCTTTGGAGCAACCGTCGCGATCTTGATGACGCTTTACTACCGGTTCGAAAatggccgccgcgaccggCTCGAGGGCGGTCGCCCTGAGGATTCGAGCAACTTGAATGTGCAGGAAGACTTTGACCGTGCAAAGG GCTTCCG TCACACTTCTACTGTTGCTGGAAAGTCTTATGAGTTCAAGACCTATGGCGAGTAcaccgtcgccgacctctcGGCCGGCCATTACTGCGCCAACGGCCCCGACTTTGCCGCCCAGGGCTTCAAGGCTGGCGACAAGGCAACGCTCATAGTCGTCTACCAGGCCGATGGTTCCCCGGGGAAGGGCTTCAACAAGCGCTGGAACTTCCAGTGTGccgacgtcaagctcgtcgacaacTGGAATCAGCCCGAGGGCTTCATGTGCGGCAACTACTATGCGACCAACGAGACCCAcgtcaaggctgccgaCAAGGCCATGGAGTTCAccatctcgccgtcgttgcAGCCCAACGCCGGTCAGGGTGGTAGGCCTgccgccgtcctcgccaagatgGAGCCGTCCAAGGCCAGTGGCATCGGTGCCGGTGTCACTGCCGGtgtcttcctcctcgccatcggAGCCCTCTGGGCCACTGGCTTCATGCGGTTCGGCCGCAAGAAGTCGGTCGCTATCCGCGACGACGCTTCGTCGGCCTCTTCGGTCTCTATCAAGCAGGTTCGCAACTAA
- a CDS encoding uncharacterized protein (leucine aminopeptidase): MSSTTIPPTKLLAVAPSAKLDTNALIVPVTSGDNGVQLGDVSNLTADRASALSSQLSKLGYKGKAGAVITLPGADGDAAPVLIFAGLGKPEKDGSVKPETLRRSVGAAVRAASGMELSSVAVAVPAGTGLLTAAAEGASLGAYAWNSYKSKDTSAPVGSIQLLSSESDAADVVLRAEVAARHAKGARDLVNTPPCDLYPQTFAERAVELAKGLEGVTVEVWDEKRLAEEKCGGLVGVGQGSAKPPRLVKIAYTPKGVSSPKHLSIVGKGVTFDSGGISLKPSAKMHEMKGDMGGAAATLHAVLAAAELQVPARVTGWLCLAENMPSGTALKNGDVIRQRTGTTVEIHNTDAEGRLVLADGLAVAQSKATGYGTEDADPDLLINIATLTGAQLVALGMRTAGLMGDDKAVKAVEAAAAVTGEQFWAMPFPDEMLEDIKSTTADLKNIGGIPMGGMLKAGVFLQQFAGDKGNWAHLDIAGPAANFGTPWGYTPTEGTGFAVRTMLKVAEQLAA; this comes from the exons ATG TCGTCGACCACCATTCCCCCCACCAAGCTGTTGGCCGTCGCCCCCAGCGCCAAGCTTGACACCAACGCCCTCATCGTTCCCGTGACCTCGGGCGACAACGGTGTacagctcggcgacgtcagCAACCTCACCGCCGACCGCGCATCCGCTCTCTCCTCGCAGCTCAGCAAGCTGGGCtacaagggcaaggccgGCGCCGTGATCACGCTCCCTGGCGCAGACGGAGACGCCGCGCCCGTCCTCATCTTTGccggcctcggcaagcCTGAGAAGGATGGATCTGTCAAGCCCGAGACCCTCCGTCGTTCAGTTGGTGCCGCCGTTCGCGCTGCCTCGGGCATGGAGCTCTCCtctgtcgctgtcgctgttCCCGCCGGTACTGGACTCCTCACGGCTGCGGCTGAGGGTGCGTCGCTCGGCGCGTACGCATGGAACTCGTACAAGAGCAAGGACACGAGCGCTCCCGTTGGTTCTATCCAGCTCTTGTCATCAGAGTCGGACGCTGCCGATGTTGTgctccgcgccgaggttgcCGCCCGCCACGCCAAGGGTgcccgcgacctcgtcaacaccCCTCCCTGCGACCTGTACCCCCAAACCTttgccgagcgcgcagtcgagctcgccaagggcctcgagggTGTCACGGTCGAGGTGTGGGACGAGAAGCGCCTCGCAGAGGAGAAATGCGGTGGTCTCGTCGGTGTTGGACAGGGCTCGGCCAAGCCTccccgcctcgtcaagaTCGCCTACACCCCCAAGGGTGTGAGCAGCCCCAAGCACCTCTCGATTGTCGGCAAGGGCGTGACCTTTGACTCGGGAGGCATCTCGCTCAAGCCCTCTGCCAAGATGCATGAGATGAAGGGTGACATGGGCGGCGCTGCGGCGACGCTCCATGCTGtcctcgctgccgccgagctgcagGTCCCGGCGCGCGTCACTGGCTGGCTCTGTCTCGCCGAGAACATGCCTAGCGGCACGGCGCTCAAGAACGGCGACGTCATCCGCCAGCGCACCGGCACCACCGTCGAGATCCACAACacggacgccgagggccgtctcgtccttgccgatggcctcgccgtcgcccagTCCAAGGCCACGGGCTACGGCACTGAGGACGCTGACCCTGACCTCCTGATCAACATCGCGACGCTCACTGGCGCCCAGCTCGTTGCCCTTGGCATGCGCACCGCCGGCCTTATGGGTGACGAcaaggccgtcaaggccgtcgaggccgcggctGCCGTCACGGGCGAGCAGTTCTGGGCCATGCCCTTCCCCGATGAGATGCTCGAGGACATCAAGAGCACCACCGCCGACCTGAAGAACATCGGCGGCATCCCCATGGGCGGCATGCTCAAGGCTGGTGTCTTC CTCCAGCAGTTCGCCGGCGACAAGGGCAACTGGGCCCATCTTGACATTGCCGGGCCTGCGGCCAACTTTGGTACGCCATGGGGTTACACTCCGACCGAGGGCACGGGCTTCGCCGTGCGCACGATgctcaaggtcgccgagcagctTGCCGCGTAA
- a CDS encoding uncharacterized protein (Ferrous iron transport protein B): MPSPARPRHVAFSHKQKKLQLQTKRAIKRGEEVEVLEHGKNGRIRLDRSHKARSEAHGGLELFSRFIAIPHDYVARTRDAAWNDQLPRPLPDSVASFPMSLVDNPTGVNLSVPSRPRFNTGQSKREVEQNEEAVFEAWLQGARDVVEGWVDGADMDSFNPDSTPVRSPSSFETNLEVWRQLWRVVETSSIILLLVDARCPPVHCPPSLRSYLRLLQPHREIILVLTKADLVDPDALASWQVWLKQWWMLGPPVAEDELEPQVVSVSSYDTSLLYGQGKSRHRPYIPDTARVALLDALQIAHARLLSPPSGVTADPDKLATWKPNVREIVHWGDLEGDTICVEDNSEVVGRGAVTEDASDGPSTCVRQVEPLTVGLVGQPNVGKSSLLNALLGETRVSASRTPGKTKHWQTMLWGQRREVRIVDCPGLVCPSLVPMELQAMSGILPISQIPSLPACVAFAAKYLPLERIFNIPAPEVVVDDIVSKKTWRAGYRPHVSAKPMGPRWTAGDIMDGRATDRGFMTAKSARPDANRAADGMMRSLAEGRVRWCFWPPNSTPNRDGCGLWLGQYHDTGSEELSPVDSDIETSNKRTTRTPAVTQQVVSDLGNESSDEDTEFTKANNASFFAALSLDDRGDHSDDE; encoded by the exons ATGCCCTCCCCAGCCCGCCCCCGCCATGTGGCATTCTCCCACAAGCAAAAGAAGCTGCAGCTGCAGACCAAACGCGCAATCAAGCGCGGagaagaggttgaggtACTTGAACACGGCAAGAATGGGCGTATTCGCCTCGACCGGTCTCACAAGGCTCGCTCCGAAGCACACGGCGGGCTGGAGCTCTTCAGCCGCTTCATCGCCATCCCGCATGATTACGTTGCTCGCACACGGGACGCCGCCTGGAACGACCAGCTACCTCGACCCCTCCCTGATTCTGTCGCATCATTCCCCATGTCCCTCGTTGACAACCCGACAGGCGTCAACCTGTCCGTGCCCAGCCGCCCACGTTTCAACACGGGCCAGAGCAAACGGGAGGTAGAACAGAACGAGGAGGCAGTCTTCGAGGCTTGGCTCCAAGGGGCACGCGATGTCGTTGAGGGTTGGGTTGACGGCGCGGATATGGACTCATTCAACCCGGATTCCACACCTGTCCGGAGTCCGAGCTCCTTTGAAACGAACCTCGAGGTCTGGCGTCAACT GTGGCGAGTAGTTGAGACTTCCTCGATCATCCTCCTTCTAGTCGACGCACGCTGTCCCCCTGTTCATTGTCCACCCTCACTGCGGTCGTACCTGCGCCTGCTACAGCCTCACCGGGAgatcatcctcgtcctAACAAAAGCCGACCTGGTCGACCCCGATGCTCTTGCCTCCTGGCAAGTCTGGCTCAAACAGTGGTGGATGTTGGGACCACCAGTCGCTGAAGATGAGCTCGAACCTCAGGTGGTGTCTGTGTCTTCGTATGACACCTCGCTTCTGTACGGCCAAGGCAAGTCACGCCACCGACCCTACATCCCCGATACGGCGCGAGTggccctccttgacgcgctccaGATCGCCCATGCCCGGCTTTTGTCACCCCCCTCTGGAGTCACTGCGGACCCAGACAAACTCGCCACTTGGAAGCCGAATGTGCGCGAGATTGTGCACTGGGGTGACCTAGAAGGTGATACGATATGTGTCGAGGACAACAGCGAGGTGGTTGGTCGCGGTGCCGTGACTGAGGACGCGAGCGACGGTCCATCCACCTGCGTCCGCCAGGTGGAGCCGCTTACAGTTGGCCTGGTCGGGCAGCCCAATGTTGGCAAGTCGTCACTCCTGaacgccctcctcggcgagacgCGCGTGTCCGCTTCGAGGACACCAGGCAAGACCAAGCACTGGCAGACCATGCTCTGGGGCCAGCGCCGTGAGGTGCGAATCGTGGACTGCCCGGGCCTCGTCTGTCCCAGTCTCGTCCCCATGGAGCTGCAAGCCATGAGTGGAA tcctccccatctcccagATCCCATCTCTTCCGGCGTGCGTCGCGTTTGCAGCCAAATACCTCCCTTTGGAGCGTATCTTCAATATCCCAGCACCCGAGGTTGTCGTCGATGATATCGTGTCGAAGAAGACGTGGCGCGCAGGCTACCGACCACATGTCTCAGCCAAGCCCATGGGTCCACGTTGGACTGCAGGCGACATCATGGACGGACGGGCAACGGATCGCGGCTTCA TGACAGCCAAGTCTGCCCGTCCTGACGCCAACCGTGCTGCGGACGGCATGATGCGGTCGCTGGCTGAAGGTCGCGTACGCTGGTGCTTCTGGCCTCCGAACTCCACCCCGAACCGTGACGGATGTGGCTTGTGGCTTGGCCAGTACCACGACACCGGCAGCGAGGAGTTGAGCCCCGTCGACAGTGACATCGAGACCTCTAACAAGCGCACCACTAGGACGCCAGCCGTGACCCAGCAGGTGGTGAGCGATCTGGGCAATGAGAGCAGTGACGAGGATACCGAGTTCACCAAGGCCAACAACGCGAGCTTCTTCGCAGCCCTGAGTCTTGATGACAGGGGCGACCACAGTGATGACGAGTAG